The following are from one region of the Camarhynchus parvulus chromosome 3, STF_HiC, whole genome shotgun sequence genome:
- the POU3F2 gene encoding POU domain, class 3, transcription factor 2 — protein MATAASNHYSLLASGSPMVHAEPPGGMQPGGGYRDAGALVQADYALQSNGHPLSHAHQWIAALSHGGPGGGGGGGGGGGGGGGGGGEAPWSAGALGQPDIKPAVVQAGGRGDELPPPPQHPPPGRAPHLVHHGGGGGGHHAAAAAAAAAAAWRAGGAAHLPPGMAAANGAQAGLLYSQPPGFTVNGMLGAGQPGLHHHGLRDAHEEPPPGPPHHGPEHPPPPHGPHPGAAGPAPSAAAAAPPGPPPHHDPHSDEDTPTSDDLEQFAKQFKQRRIKLGFTQADVGLALGTLYGNVFSQTTICRFEALQLSFKNMCKLKPLLNKWLEEADSSSGSPTSIDKIAAQGRKRKKRTSIEVSVKGALESHFLKCPKPSAQEITSLADSLQLEKEVVRVWFCNRRQKEKRMTPPGGTLPGAEDVYGASRDTPPHHGVQTPVQ, from the coding sequence ATGGCGACCGCAGCCTCCAACCACTACAGCCTGCTCGCCTCCGGCTCCCCCATGGTGCACGCCGAGCCGCCCGGCGGCATGCAGCCCGGCGGCGGCTACCGCGACGCCGGCGCCCTGGTGCAGGCGGACTACGCGCTGCAGAGCAACGGGCACCCGCTGAGCCACGCTCACCAGTGGATCGCGGCGCTGTCCCACGGCGGCcccggcggtggcggcggcggcggcggcggcgggggcggcggcggcggcggcggcggcgaggcgCCCTGGTCGGCGGGCGCGCTGGGCCAGCCCGACATCAAGCCGGCGGTGGTGCaggcgggcgggcgcggcgaCGAGCTGCCGCCTCCGCCGCAGCACCCGCCGCCGGGGCGGGCGCCGCACCTGGTGCAccacggcggcggcggcggagggcaccacgcggcggcggcggcggcggcggcggcagcggcgtggcgggcgggcggcgcggcgcaCCTGCCGCCCGGCATGGCCGCGGCCAACGGCGCGCAGGCGGGGCTGCTCTACTCGCAGCCGCCCGGCTTCACCGTCAACGGGATGCTGGGCGCCGGGCAGCCGGGGCTGCACCACCACGGCCTGCGCGACGCCCACGAggagccgccgccggggccgccgcaCCACGGCCCCGAGCACCCGCCGCCGCCCCACGGCCCCCACCccggggcggccgggccggcaccgtccgccgccgccgccgcgccccccgGGCCGCCGCCGCACCACGACCCGCACTCCGACGAGGACACGCCGACCTCGGACGACCTGGAGCAGTTCGCCAAGCAGTTCAAGCAGCGGCGCATCAAACTGGGATTTACCCAAGCGGACGTGGGGCTGGCGCTGGGCACCCTCTACGGCAACGTCTTCTCGCAGACCACCATCTGCCGCTTCGaggccctgcagctcagcttcaAGAACATGTGCAAGCTGAAGCCTTTGTTGAACAAGTGGTTGGAGGAGGCGGACTCCTCCTCGGGCAGCCCCACCAGCATAGACAAGATCGCGGCGCAGGGCCGCAAGCGGAAAAAGCGCACCTCCATCGAGGTGAGCGTCAAGGGCGCGCTGGAGAGCCACTTCCTCAAGTGCCCCAAGCCCTCCGCCCAGGAGATCACCTCGCTCGCGGACAGCCtacagctggagaaggaggtggTGAGAGTGTGGTTTTGTAACAGGAGACAGAAAGAGAAGCGCATGACTCCCCCGGGAGGGACGCTGCCGGGCGCCGAGGACGTGTACGGGGCCAGCAGGGACACGCCGCCGCACCACGGGGTGCAGACCCCCGTGCAGTGA